One region of Rhodospirillales bacterium genomic DNA includes:
- a CDS encoding IS5/IS1182 family transposase: MFCRLKDFRRIATRYDKRADVFLSGVFLAAAVVWWAN; this comes from the coding sequence CATGTTCTGTCGTCTCAAGGACTTCCGGCGGATCGCCACCCGTTACGACAAACGCGCCGACGTCTTCCTCTCCGGCGTGTTCTTGGCCGCCGCCGTAGTATGGTGGGCCAATTGA